In the Candidatus Bathyarchaeota archaeon genome, one interval contains:
- a CDS encoding adenylate kinase translates to MGAPGSGKGTRARTLGKMFNIAVITVGDMLREAASIGTEQGLIAKDYMNRGELVPDKIVISIMEKRLTRTDVERGFILDGFPRSIKQAITLDGILKRLNAKIDHVITIVARSETIVDRISLRRICPNCGAVYHLKDIIPRVDGVCDECGANLIQREDDKEEIIRRRFEVYEKQTFPIIEKYATAGKLREISGELEIKEIPAALNKLLNPKS, encoded by the coding sequence ATTGGCGCTCCGGGATCTGGTAAAGGGACTAGGGCGAGAACTCTCGGAAAGATGTTTAATATCGCCGTGATAACAGTCGGCGACATGTTAAGAGAGGCTGCTTCTATCGGGACCGAGCAAGGTCTCATCGCAAAGGACTATATGAACCGGGGAGAGCTTGTTCCCGACAAAATAGTAATATCTATTATGGAGAAGCGTCTCACTAGGACCGACGTAGAAAGAGGTTTCATTTTAGACGGCTTTCCGCGAAGCATAAAGCAGGCTATCACCCTCGATGGTATCCTCAAGAGGTTGAATGCTAAAATCGATCATGTGATCACCATCGTCGCGAGGTCGGAGACCATCGTAGATAGGATCTCCCTCCGGAGAATCTGCCCGAATTGCGGGGCGGTTTACCATCTTAAGGACATCATCCCCAGAGTGGATGGAGTCTGTGATGAGTGTGGAGCCAATCTTATTCAGCGCGAAGACGATAAAGAGGAGATCATAAGGCGCCGATTTGAAGTCTACGAGAAGCAAACCTTCCCAATTATCGAGAAATATGCCACTGCAGGGAAACTCAGAGAGATTAGCGGAGAACTTGAGATCAAAGAAATTCCAGCCGCCCTCAATAAGCTACTAAATCCCAAGAGCTAG
- a CDS encoding NUDIX domain-containing protein — translation MELGERAKEAAMREAFEETGLEVEIVGVLGVVDKIVEGDGNRIKFHFVIVDYLAYPVGGSLEASQDALDVRWVRPSDFQDYEMSPTLVELLKMNRLYP, via the coding sequence GTGGAGCTAGGGGAAAGGGCTAAGGAGGCAGCTATGAGGGAAGCTTTTGAGGAGACGGGGCTAGAGGTGGAAATAGTGGGAGTTCTAGGGGTCGTCGACAAGATCGTCGAAGGAGACGGGAACAGGATCAAGTTTCACTTTGTAATCGTCGACTATCTGGCTTATCCCGTGGGGGGCTCGTTGGAGGCATCCCAGGACGCCTTGGATGTGAGGTGGGTAAGACCATCAGACTTTCAGGACTATGAGATGTCCCCCACTCTAGTTGAGCTTCTGAAGATGAACCGCCTCTACCCCTAA
- the gpmI gene encoding 2,3-bisphosphoglycerate-independent phosphoglycerate mutase — MGKVLLVVRDGWGYSEEIVGNAVRLADTPVNDRLMKTRPWVLLNCVGNAVGLPEGTQGGSEPGHLIMGAGRVVLQPLKEINQSIKDGSFFSNKALMGAINHCLKDKGRLHLMGLLSDQGIHGTITHLSSLLELARMEGLNEVFIHGFLDGRDAPVRSAKKYLRETLRLFEEVGVGRIASLVGRYYAMDRDTNWGRTEKAYHLLTLGIGHLTSDPLEAVSEAYRRGDDTDYYIQPTVVTDKNGKPIATIEDGDSVIFWNFRSERARQITYALTQVEFDAFLRKKIPQVHFTCMSVYDRNLDLPVAFPQKKIKNNLGWIIASNGFRQLRIAESEKYAQVTYFFNSQEENANIREDRIMIPSLKVPSYENDPVMKAHEVTETLLQEVQKGLYEFILVNYANGDLVGHSANYIAGLRAVETVDLCLGRLLDNALHKDYTVLVTGDHGNIETMLYPNGEPNPSHGLNPVPFILVSDDPDLKGVQLKSGLGLANVAPTVLDLMGIEKPREMTAESLIIRA, encoded by the coding sequence ATGGGAAAAGTCCTCCTAGTCGTCCGGGATGGATGGGGCTACTCTGAGGAGATAGTAGGAAACGCCGTGCGACTCGCTGATACTCCCGTTAACGACAGGCTCATGAAGACCCGCCCATGGGTTCTTCTTAACTGCGTAGGAAACGCCGTCGGACTCCCGGAAGGCACCCAAGGAGGCAGTGAGCCGGGGCATCTTATCATGGGGGCTGGGAGGGTGGTGTTACAGCCCCTTAAAGAAATCAACCAGAGCATTAAGGACGGGTCTTTTTTTTCTAACAAAGCCCTAATGGGCGCGATTAACCATTGCCTAAAGGATAAGGGGAGACTTCACCTGATGGGACTCCTTAGCGATCAAGGAATCCACGGGACCATCACCCATCTTTCTTCTTTGCTCGAGCTCGCCAGGATGGAGGGTCTGAATGAAGTATTTATTCATGGTTTCCTCGATGGCCGGGATGCACCTGTTCGGAGTGCAAAAAAGTATCTCCGGGAGACCCTGAGACTGTTTGAGGAGGTAGGGGTTGGGCGCATTGCCTCCCTTGTAGGCAGATACTATGCCATGGATCGGGACACTAACTGGGGGCGAACAGAAAAAGCCTATCATCTCCTTACTCTTGGAATCGGCCATTTAACAAGTGACCCCTTGGAAGCTGTGTCTGAGGCCTATCGCAGGGGAGATGACACAGACTACTATATCCAGCCCACAGTAGTGACTGATAAAAACGGAAAACCTATAGCAACCATCGAAGACGGAGACTCGGTAATCTTTTGGAACTTTAGGTCTGAGAGGGCCCGCCAAATAACCTATGCCCTTACTCAGGTTGAATTTGACGCGTTCCTAAGGAAAAAGATTCCCCAGGTCCACTTCACATGCATGAGTGTATATGACCGTAATCTAGATCTTCCTGTGGCGTTCCCCCAAAAAAAAATTAAAAACAACTTGGGGTGGATCATTGCCTCCAATGGATTTAGGCAACTCCGGATAGCTGAGAGCGAAAAATACGCGCAGGTCACCTATTTCTTCAATAGCCAGGAGGAAAATGCCAATATTAGGGAGGACCGGATCATGATTCCCAGTCTCAAGGTGCCCAGCTATGAAAATGATCCAGTGATGAAGGCCCATGAGGTCACCGAGACGCTCCTCCAGGAGGTCCAGAAAGGGCTTTATGAGTTCATATTAGTCAATTACGCTAATGGAGACCTTGTAGGTCACTCTGCCAACTATATCGCAGGGCTTAGGGCTGTAGAGACCGTGGACTTGTGTCTTGGACGCCTCCTTGATAACGCCCTCCATAAAGATTACACGGTCCTAGTCACAGGAGATCATGGAAACATAGAAACGATGCTATACCCTAATGGGGAGCCTAACCCGTCTCACGGTCTTAACCCCGTCCCATTTATCTTGGTAAGCGACGACCCGGATCTCAAGGGTGTTCAACTTAAATCTGGTCTAGGACTGGCGAACGTCGCCCCGACGGTCCTGGACCTTATGGGGATTGAGAAACCCCGAGAGATGACGGCTGAGAGTCTGATCATCAGGGCATAA
- the proS gene encoding proline--tRNA ligase, producing MTENRNEKFDNFSKWFDKVLLEAEVVDDRYPVKGFSVYRGWGYSVVKRIYQMLEERLETTDHQPMQFPVVIPEDAFQKEEDHIEGFSAEVFWITHAGDNKLDRRLLLRPTSETAIYPMFKIWIRSHADLPLRMHQTCNVYRYETKATRPLFRGREFLWNEAHTAHIDFEDAERQVKVAVKVYRSVYDALGISYLILKRPDFDKFAGAVYSLAFDTWNPDGKVNQIGTVHQLGENFAKAFELTYEDDNGKRAYASTTCYGMGMGRTLAATIAQHGDDNGLVLPPIMAPHQVIIIPIPFKGKEDLVSEYCNEVKLILAKAGFRVALDDDDRLRPGEKYYKWEMFGVPIRAELGPREATARVVTLVRRDTKEKKKGEIDDLVKDVTAMAADIQTNISAMSQERLKSELAEASSLEELRSHMDKRRIVRVNWCGEPSCAFEIKDKVAGEVRGTLWERHEEPTGDCLVCGDDGKYIAYVSRTY from the coding sequence TTGACTGAAAACCGGAATGAAAAGTTCGACAACTTCAGCAAGTGGTTCGATAAAGTACTCCTCGAGGCCGAAGTAGTCGATGATAGGTATCCTGTGAAAGGATTCTCTGTCTACCGGGGATGGGGTTACAGCGTTGTAAAACGTATCTATCAGATGCTTGAGGAGCGACTTGAAACTACCGATCATCAGCCCATGCAGTTCCCCGTGGTGATCCCAGAGGATGCCTTCCAAAAGGAGGAAGATCATATTGAGGGATTCTCTGCAGAGGTATTCTGGATCACTCACGCTGGAGACAATAAGTTAGACCGGAGGCTCCTTCTGAGACCCACCTCTGAGACAGCGATTTATCCAATGTTCAAAATCTGGATCCGAAGCCACGCAGATTTGCCCCTCAGGATGCACCAGACATGCAACGTCTACAGGTACGAGACTAAGGCCACCCGGCCCCTCTTTAGGGGGAGAGAGTTCCTCTGGAACGAGGCTCACACGGCCCACATCGATTTTGAAGATGCAGAGAGACAGGTAAAAGTTGCGGTGAAGGTCTACCGTTCAGTCTATGATGCGCTGGGGATTAGCTACTTGATACTTAAGCGCCCTGATTTTGACAAGTTCGCGGGTGCAGTGTACAGCCTAGCCTTTGACACCTGGAACCCAGATGGAAAGGTTAACCAGATCGGTACGGTCCACCAGCTTGGGGAGAACTTTGCTAAGGCCTTCGAGCTTACCTATGAGGATGATAACGGGAAAAGAGCTTATGCCTCTACTACCTGTTATGGTATGGGGATGGGGCGAACCCTAGCAGCTACTATCGCCCAACACGGCGATGATAATGGCCTCGTGCTCCCGCCTATTATGGCCCCCCATCAGGTTATCATCATCCCCATCCCCTTCAAGGGAAAGGAGGACTTGGTGTCCGAATACTGTAACGAGGTCAAATTAATCCTCGCTAAGGCGGGTTTCAGGGTGGCCCTAGATGATGATGACAGGCTGAGGCCCGGAGAGAAATACTATAAGTGGGAGATGTTCGGAGTCCCAATAAGGGCCGAACTGGGGCCTCGAGAGGCAACTGCAAGGGTGGTGACCTTGGTCAGGAGGGACACTAAGGAGAAGAAGAAAGGGGAGATCGATGACCTAGTTAAGGATGTGACAGCCATGGCAGCTGATATACAAACAAATATCTCAGCTATGAGCCAAGAACGCCTCAAGAGTGAGCTTGCTGAAGCCTCCAGCCTTGAGGAGCTTAGAAGCCATATGGACAAGAGGAGGATCGTTCGGGTTAACTGGTGCGGAGAACCCTCCTGTGCCTTCGAGATCAAAGATAAGGTTGCCGGGGAGGTGAGAGGGACCCTTTGGGAAAGGCATGAAGAGCCTACGGGGGACTGTCTGGTCTGCGGAGACGATGGTAAATACATCGCCTACGTTTCCCGCACGTATTAA
- a CDS encoding M20/M25/M40 family metallo-hydrolase, protein MLNDILRAAQKNQENAILFLQMLIQTPSPSGEERKAARITAKEMKASGFDEVAVDRLNDVMGTIKGVGGGRSILFNGHLDHVPPGKMDEPYSAKLMNGSAFGVEGEVVYGRAASDNKGALAAMVMAGKIIKDLSIQLKGDFKVAAVSLEEVGGAGTQATIEESGFTADLVVIGEATENRVALGHRGGVGVDIVVKGMSCHASAPERGINALYKAAEIISRIRSGLIPRLPDHPIYGRTSISITQISVKPDTSNVVPEECSFHIDCRNSPDYSIIALVEDLEELIASMKEADPELDADVVTPKRRGTMRGFNGFYTDPEEYSIVQEVKEAVSEALGQETETKLWTFRTDGNYYAWKGTPVVGFGPAEERFSHTNLDHVRVKEYLESIKVYAWLACKICGVKG, encoded by the coding sequence ATGTTAAATGATATCTTAAGGGCTGCCCAGAAAAATCAGGAGAACGCCATCTTATTCCTACAGATGCTGATCCAGACTCCCAGTCCAAGTGGGGAGGAGAGAAAGGCTGCAAGGATCACAGCCAAGGAGATGAAGGCCTCGGGCTTCGACGAGGTAGCCGTGGACCGTCTTAACGACGTTATGGGCACCATCAAAGGTGTCGGAGGGGGTAGGAGCATCCTGTTCAACGGCCACCTAGACCATGTCCCCCCAGGGAAGATGGATGAGCCGTATTCCGCTAAGCTGATGAACGGCTCAGCCTTCGGAGTCGAGGGGGAGGTGGTTTATGGCAGGGCCGCATCGGACAATAAGGGAGCCCTTGCTGCCATGGTAATGGCGGGGAAGATTATCAAGGACCTCAGCATCCAACTAAAAGGAGATTTCAAGGTCGCCGCCGTCTCACTCGAAGAGGTCGGAGGAGCCGGAACTCAGGCCACCATTGAGGAGAGCGGATTCACCGCGGACCTCGTGGTGATAGGGGAGGCGACAGAGAATAGAGTCGCCTTGGGGCACCGGGGCGGAGTAGGAGTAGACATCGTCGTGAAAGGGATGAGCTGCCATGCGAGCGCCCCAGAACGCGGCATCAACGCTCTATACAAGGCGGCGGAAATCATCTCTAGGATCAGATCAGGGCTCATCCCGAGGCTCCCCGACCATCCAATCTACGGAAGGACCTCCATCTCGATCACCCAGATTTCTGTGAAACCCGACACCTCCAACGTAGTGCCCGAGGAGTGCAGCTTCCACATCGACTGTAGAAACAGCCCAGACTACTCCATCATCGCTCTAGTAGAGGATCTGGAAGAGTTGATCGCCTCGATGAAGGAGGCAGATCCAGAACTCGATGCTGATGTGGTGACACCAAAACGACGAGGAACAATGAGGGGCTTCAACGGCTTCTACACAGACCCAGAGGAATATAGCATAGTCCAAGAGGTGAAGGAAGCTGTATCTGAAGCCCTAGGGCAAGAGACAGAGACCAAGCTCTGGACCTTTCGTACAGACGGAAATTATTACGCTTGGAAGGGGACCCCTGTGGTAGGTTTCGGACCGGCAGAGGAGAGGTTCAGCCATACCAATCTAGACCATGTTAGGGTCAAAGAATATCTCGAATCGATCAAAGTATACGCATGGCTGGCGTGTAAGATCTGTGGGGTGAAAGGATAG
- a CDS encoding DUF166 family protein produces MRVIVFTQGSYGECILENLRLRAPKEWTIEESVMPGGLSILIEEPEEIVDDLDLNGKWDLVLFMGESPSAFTLLPSILEKLETGTVIAPVADYEWLPQGLERQIGSEIEGLGVEIVFPRTFCSLAPVGVPKIDAFAELFGFPKLEIAVVDGEVSCVDVLRGAPCGSTHYMAEKLPGTKVSDAMPRAGTLVQIYPCLASRKVDRFFGDSPIHVAGNIAVKALEKALRK; encoded by the coding sequence ATGAGAGTCATCGTCTTCACTCAGGGCTCCTATGGGGAGTGTATTCTTGAGAATCTGAGGCTCCGGGCGCCGAAGGAGTGGACGATCGAGGAATCGGTTATGCCCGGGGGGCTGTCGATATTGATCGAGGAACCCGAAGAGATCGTTGATGACCTAGATCTAAACGGGAAATGGGACCTCGTCCTGTTCATGGGGGAGAGCCCGTCAGCCTTCACCCTTCTCCCCAGCATTCTAGAAAAGCTCGAGACTGGGACTGTAATCGCACCAGTGGCCGACTACGAATGGCTCCCTCAAGGCTTGGAACGCCAGATCGGGAGCGAGATCGAGGGTTTAGGCGTGGAAATTGTTTTTCCCCGAACTTTTTGCTCTCTCGCACCTGTGGGAGTGCCCAAAATCGACGCATTCGCGGAGTTGTTCGGCTTTCCTAAGCTAGAGATAGCTGTGGTTGACGGGGAGGTGAGTTGCGTTGACGTCCTGAGGGGTGCACCATGCGGTTCCACTCATTACATGGCTGAGAAGCTCCCGGGCACGAAGGTCAGTGATGCAATGCCCCGGGCTGGCACCCTTGTCCAGATCTATCCCTGCCTCGCTTCTAGAAAGGTGGACCGCTTCTTCGGGGATTCACCGATCCACGTGGCAGGGAATATTGCTGTGAAGGCCCTAGAGAAAGCCCTCAGGAAATAG
- the arcC gene encoding carbamate kinase yields the protein MDRRLLIALGGNAIKRRTEEGTTAQQLNNVTITCEQIVRLIERQGEGDRIAITHGNGPQVGNLLVQQEAGSGIVPAQAFDVVGSMSQGQIGYMFQQTLQNHLKKAGGDSINIPVVAVINQVLVSPDDPEFLDPSKPIGNFFSKEEAVELACTKGYIIDPPAGEEYHEKKKAGFVIKQVLPESSSSKPYRRVVPSPDPIANVEGKTIRSLIDQGVVIIASGGGGIPVMKENDNGELKGVFAVIDKDKAGERLAEAIDATDFLVLTDVEHAMLNYGKPDQKPVGEVSLKEAERLLDEGHFMRGSMGPKMEACIRFIKWGGRRATITSLDKAVDAIDGKTGTHIIP from the coding sequence ATGGATAGAAGATTGCTAATAGCCCTAGGTGGCAACGCGATCAAGCGCAGGACCGAGGAAGGGACCACAGCCCAGCAGCTGAATAACGTCACTATCACCTGCGAACAGATTGTCAGGCTCATCGAAAGGCAGGGAGAAGGAGACCGGATCGCAATCACCCACGGAAACGGGCCCCAGGTGGGAAACCTCCTGGTCCAGCAGGAGGCTGGATCGGGCATCGTCCCCGCCCAAGCCTTTGACGTGGTGGGCTCCATGAGCCAAGGCCAGATCGGCTACATGTTCCAGCAGACCCTTCAGAACCACCTAAAAAAAGCCGGTGGTGACTCCATAAACATCCCTGTTGTAGCGGTAATCAATCAAGTGCTCGTAAGTCCTGATGATCCTGAGTTCCTTGACCCCTCAAAGCCCATCGGGAACTTTTTCTCCAAGGAGGAGGCAGTAGAGCTTGCTTGTACCAAAGGATACATAATAGACCCTCCAGCAGGGGAGGAGTATCATGAAAAGAAGAAGGCCGGATTCGTCATTAAGCAGGTTCTTCCCGAAAGTTCGAGTTCCAAGCCCTACAGAAGAGTAGTGCCGTCCCCCGATCCCATCGCAAATGTGGAGGGGAAAACCATCCGGAGCCTCATAGACCAAGGAGTCGTTATCATCGCGTCAGGCGGTGGCGGCATTCCCGTCATGAAGGAGAATGACAATGGCGAGCTCAAGGGTGTGTTCGCAGTCATCGACAAGGACAAGGCCGGGGAGAGACTTGCTGAGGCCATTGATGCCACCGACTTCCTTGTCCTCACAGATGTTGAGCACGCCATGCTCAATTATGGGAAACCCGATCAAAAACCTGTAGGAGAGGTCAGTCTTAAGGAGGCTGAAAGACTCCTCGACGAGGGCCATTTCATGCGGGGGAGCATGGGCCCTAAGATGGAGGCATGCATCCGCTTCATCAAGTGGGGGGGCAGAAGGGCCACCATAACGTCCCTAGATAAGGCCGTAGACGCAATAGATGGGAAGACGGGCACACATATCATTCCTTGA
- a CDS encoding CTP synthase, with amino-acid sequence MVKYIFVTGGVLSGLGKGLVTCSIGKMLQARALKVSAVKCDPYLNVDAGTMNPYIHGEVFVLDDGYEADMDLGTYERFLGVKLTGLNNITSGKIYQSVVKKERNGGYLGHCVQIIPHVTDEIKHRLRLVADETTADVLLVECGGTVGDIEGLPFLEAFRQMKIEEPRGNTLLVHVTLVPVLSAVGEPKTKPTQHSVKELRAIGLQPDLIVARTEGGPLLEDPKRKIALYCSVEEKAVFSSVDVKTLYELPLVLESQGMGQVVCDYLGLKKSETDWSKWEAMVKEFKEPTETVKIAMCGKYAELADCYVSVNEALRHAAAKAGCKVQIDWIETEFFEEDIKQVKILEGYDGVLVPGGFGQRGAEGKIIAINHCRTKDKPFLGICYGFQLATVEFARYVVGLEGAASTECIPETPHPVIDLLPEQKQISELGGTMRLGANTVIVAEGSLPHKLYNTTEIKERHRHRWEVNPEYWDKLEKGGAVFPGWSKEKGLKEILLLPELYFFLGTQFHPEFKSRPWSPSPPYYGLVKASLDKKRGKPRPEF; translated from the coding sequence TTGGTCAAGTATATTTTTGTTACAGGGGGCGTTTTGAGTGGCCTTGGGAAGGGGCTGGTCACCTGCTCCATCGGAAAGATGCTCCAAGCCCGGGCATTAAAAGTCAGCGCCGTCAAGTGTGATCCCTACCTCAATGTAGATGCAGGAACCATGAACCCTTACATCCACGGTGAGGTCTTTGTCCTGGATGATGGCTATGAGGCCGACATGGACCTTGGGACGTACGAACGTTTCCTTGGGGTTAAGCTTACAGGGCTTAATAACATCACTTCAGGTAAGATCTATCAGAGCGTAGTCAAAAAGGAGCGTAATGGGGGATACCTAGGGCACTGTGTTCAAATTATACCCCATGTCACTGATGAGATTAAGCATCGCCTCAGATTAGTAGCTGATGAGACTACCGCCGATGTGCTCCTGGTGGAGTGCGGGGGCACTGTGGGAGACATCGAGGGGCTCCCATTCCTTGAGGCCTTTAGGCAGATGAAGATCGAGGAACCCCGGGGGAATACCCTTCTGGTTCACGTCACCCTCGTCCCTGTCCTCAGTGCGGTGGGAGAACCAAAGACGAAACCAACCCAGCACAGTGTCAAGGAATTAAGGGCCATCGGGCTCCAGCCCGACCTCATTGTGGCCAGAACTGAAGGGGGGCCTCTTCTCGAGGACCCTAAAAGGAAGATTGCCCTTTACTGCAGCGTCGAGGAAAAAGCGGTATTCTCCTCAGTAGATGTGAAAACCCTCTACGAGTTGCCCCTAGTTCTTGAGAGTCAGGGTATGGGACAAGTCGTCTGCGATTACCTGGGGCTCAAAAAGTCCGAGACCGACTGGTCCAAGTGGGAGGCCATGGTTAAGGAATTTAAAGAGCCTACTGAGACGGTAAAAATTGCAATGTGCGGAAAGTATGCCGAGCTTGCTGATTGCTATGTGAGCGTCAACGAAGCGCTCCGTCACGCCGCCGCAAAAGCAGGATGCAAAGTTCAAATAGATTGGATTGAAACCGAATTTTTTGAGGAGGACATCAAGCAGGTGAAGATTCTCGAAGGATATGACGGGGTCTTAGTCCCCGGAGGATTTGGGCAGCGGGGCGCTGAAGGAAAGATTATCGCCATCAACCACTGCCGTACCAAAGACAAGCCTTTCCTCGGCATCTGTTACGGCTTCCAACTAGCAACCGTTGAGTTCGCACGGTACGTGGTAGGCCTCGAGGGCGCCGCTAGCACAGAGTGTATACCTGAAACACCTCACCCCGTCATTGATCTGCTGCCCGAACAAAAGCAGATCAGTGAACTCGGGGGCACCATGAGACTTGGGGCCAACACGGTAATTGTGGCTGAAGGGAGTCTTCCTCACAAACTGTACAATACAACGGAGATCAAAGAGCGCCACAGGCACCGATGGGAGGTAAACCCAGAGTACTGGGATAAACTGGAAAAGGGTGGAGCGGTCTTCCCCGGTTGGAGCAAGGAGAAGGGACTCAAGGAGATCCTATTACTACCCGAGCTCTATTTCTTCCTTGGGACCCAGTTCCATCCTGAGTTCAAAAGCCGTCCCTGGAGTCCTTCGCCACCCTACTACGGTCTTGTGAAGGCAAGCCTCGATAAGAAGCGAGGAAAGCCCAGACCAGAATTCTAA
- the pyrB gene encoding aspartate carbamoyltransferase: protein MVSAKIFKDRDIISMREFNRAEIDFILDTADDMVKLEQSGSNLLKGKVMAALFFEPSTRTRLSFESAMNRLGGSVIGFATPAGSSVEKGESLADTIRTVSRYSDTIVMRHPDEMSSRMAARVATVPVINGGSGSWEHPTQALLDLHTIRSDKGTIDGLNIALAGDLKFGRTTHSLAVALRNYDVKCTFVSPKALRMRQDVIDDVDGKLTYTVTEDLKSVLPEMDIVYATRIQKERFSNPADYARLKDAYLINKEFLKGAKKDMKLMHPLPRINEISTDVDNTPHALYFKQMRHGVYLRMAILALVLGTV from the coding sequence ATGGTTAGCGCCAAGATATTCAAAGATAGAGATATTATCTCTATGAGAGAGTTCAATCGTGCTGAGATCGATTTCATCCTCGACACAGCTGACGATATGGTAAAATTAGAACAATCAGGATCCAACCTCCTCAAGGGGAAGGTCATGGCGGCGCTATTCTTTGAGCCTAGCACCAGAACCCGGCTCAGCTTCGAGTCCGCCATGAACCGGCTGGGGGGGAGCGTGATAGGCTTTGCGACCCCCGCTGGATCCTCCGTGGAAAAGGGGGAATCCCTCGCCGACACCATTAGAACCGTAAGTAGATACTCAGATACCATCGTGATGCGCCACCCTGACGAGATGTCCTCAAGGATGGCCGCCAGAGTTGCCACGGTCCCCGTGATAAACGGTGGCTCGGGTTCTTGGGAGCATCCCACCCAGGCCCTACTTGATCTCCACACAATTAGGAGTGATAAAGGAACAATTGACGGGCTAAATATCGCTCTCGCGGGAGACCTCAAATTCGGCCGAACAACCCACAGTCTGGCCGTGGCCCTCAGGAATTATGATGTCAAGTGCACCTTCGTATCTCCGAAAGCCCTCAGAATGAGGCAGGATGTCATCGACGACGTCGATGGGAAACTTACTTACACTGTGACCGAGGATCTGAAATCCGTACTTCCCGAGATGGATATCGTATACGCCACGAGGATACAGAAGGAACGGTTCTCTAACCCTGCAGACTATGCAAGACTAAAGGACGCTTATCTCATCAACAAAGAGTTCCTCAAGGGTGCCAAGAAGGATATGAAGTTGATGCACCCCTTACCCAGAATCAATGAAATCTCAACAGATGTTGACAATACCCCCCATGCCCTCTACTTCAAGCAGATGAGGCACGGCGTCTACCTCAGAATGGCTATCTTGGCATTAGTTCTAGGAACGGTCTAG